The following are encoded together in the Gemmatimonadaceae bacterium genome:
- the radA gene encoding DNA repair protein RadA, whose product MSPKARTAYRCTECGAEHAKWAGRCESCGEWNALVEEPVTPKATAGSGAQRRAAGVRAFGHGGSVAPAPRLREVQGGATARWPTRLDEFDFVLGGGLVPGSMVLVGGEPGIGKSTLLLQVAAQLEAAGRPTLYASGEESAFQVKLRADRLGGSAAEVPLLAETNLETVIATAAERAPALLVVDSIQTLFTTDLEGAPGNVGQVRECAARLMRFAKESGTAVMVVGHVTKGGGIAGPKTLEHIVDTVLYFEGDGTLDYRVLRATKNRFGSVDEIGVFRMTQQGLEPVANPSELFLGDRLASASGSAVTALLEGSRPMLLEVQALVTKAGFGTPQRVSTGLEGRRLALLLAVLDKRAGLTFAQLDVFVNVVGGMRLQEPAGDLAVAAALASSIHDRALPPDVIFLGEVGLGGEVRPVSQAERRLAEAANQGITTAYLAERGIPKRRDPRIRTVGIRTVDQLFGRLFG is encoded by the coding sequence GTGAGCCCCAAGGCACGGACCGCCTACCGCTGCACGGAGTGCGGGGCGGAGCACGCCAAGTGGGCCGGCCGGTGCGAGAGTTGCGGCGAGTGGAACGCCCTGGTCGAGGAGCCGGTCACGCCCAAGGCCACGGCGGGCTCGGGCGCCCAGCGCCGCGCCGCGGGAGTCCGCGCGTTCGGACACGGCGGCAGTGTCGCCCCGGCGCCGCGGCTGCGCGAGGTCCAGGGCGGCGCCACGGCACGCTGGCCCACCCGGCTCGATGAATTCGACTTCGTGCTGGGCGGCGGCCTCGTGCCCGGCTCGATGGTGCTCGTGGGCGGCGAGCCCGGCATCGGCAAGTCCACGCTGCTGCTGCAGGTCGCGGCGCAGCTCGAAGCCGCGGGCCGGCCCACGCTGTATGCCTCCGGCGAGGAATCGGCGTTCCAGGTCAAGCTGCGCGCCGACCGCCTCGGCGGCTCGGCCGCCGAAGTGCCGTTGCTCGCCGAGACCAACCTGGAAACGGTCATCGCCACCGCCGCCGAGCGCGCCCCGGCGCTGCTCGTGGTCGACTCCATCCAGACGCTGTTCACCACCGATCTCGAAGGCGCGCCGGGCAACGTGGGCCAGGTGCGCGAGTGCGCGGCCCGCCTCATGCGCTTTGCCAAGGAGAGCGGCACCGCGGTCATGGTCGTGGGGCACGTCACCAAGGGCGGAGGCATCGCCGGCCCCAAGACGCTCGAACACATCGTCGACACGGTGCTCTACTTCGAAGGGGACGGCACGCTCGACTACCGCGTGCTGCGCGCCACCAAGAACCGGTTCGGCAGCGTGGACGAGATCGGCGTCTTCCGGATGACGCAGCAGGGGCTCGAGCCGGTGGCCAATCCGTCCGAGCTCTTTCTCGGCGACCGCCTCGCGTCCGCGTCGGGCAGCGCCGTCACCGCGCTGCTCGAGGGCTCGCGCCCCATGCTGCTCGAGGTCCAGGCACTCGTCACCAAGGCCGGCTTCGGCACGCCGCAGCGCGTGAGCACCGGACTCGAAGGACGCCGGCTGGCCCTCCTCCTCGCCGTGCTCGACAAACGCGCCGGCCTCACGTTCGCGCAGCTCGACGTCTTCGTGAACGTCGTCGGCGGCATGCGGCTGCAGGAGCCAGCCGGCGATCTGGCCGTCGCCGCCGCCCTCGCGTCCAGCATCCACGATCGCGCGCTCCCGCCCGACGTGATCTTCCTGGGCGAGGTCGGACTGGGCGGCGAGGTCCGCCCCGTGTCGCAAGCCGAACGGCGCCTGGCCGAAGCCGCCAACCAGGGAATCACCACGGCGTATCTTGCCGAGCGCGGCATTCCCAAGCGTCGTGATCCGCGCATCCGCACGGTGGGCATCCGCACGGTGGACCAACTGTTCGGGCGGCTGTTCGGATGA
- the dnaB gene encoding replicative DNA helicase — MSSSPAEYSMTPAHEGDAFRDRQPPYSEDAEVAVLSAMLMDQDAILRAVEVLDDAMFYVERNRRVFRAMAAITQRSTVVDPLTLADELTRRGDLEAAGGKEYIGFLVDAVPTAANVEYHAKIVREKALIRSLIQVSTGIVTDAYAGQHTSAELLDAAESRIFQVSQQRQNEGFTRIKELMWPAMERIEALQRGGKTITGVGSGFNDLDEITSGFQNADLIIVAARPSMGKTAFTLNIAQHAAIEHNTPVAFFSLEMSKEALVQRMLTSEARVDAQRLRKATLRDDDLPRLARAAGILSSAPIWIDDTPGITLLEMRSKARRLKVDANVGLVIVDYLQLMSGPSNSESRQQEVSQISRGLKALAKELAVPVVALSQLSRAPELRTGENKRPQLSDLRESGAIEQDADLIMFLYRQEFYDGPTDKDGNSLEGKAEVIVGKQRNGPTGIVNLYFHKHYTRFENYAQRVVGP; from the coding sequence ATGTCCAGCTCGCCCGCCGAATACTCGATGACGCCCGCGCACGAGGGTGACGCCTTCCGGGATCGGCAGCCGCCGTATTCCGAAGACGCCGAAGTCGCCGTCCTGTCCGCCATGCTCATGGACCAGGACGCGATTCTGCGCGCCGTGGAGGTGCTCGACGACGCGATGTTCTACGTCGAGCGGAACCGCCGCGTGTTCCGCGCCATGGCCGCCATCACCCAGCGAAGCACGGTCGTCGATCCGCTCACGCTCGCCGACGAGCTCACCCGCCGCGGGGATCTCGAAGCCGCCGGCGGCAAGGAATACATCGGGTTCCTGGTCGACGCCGTGCCCACGGCGGCCAACGTCGAGTACCACGCCAAGATCGTCCGTGAGAAGGCGCTCATCCGGTCGCTCATCCAGGTGTCCACCGGCATCGTCACCGACGCCTACGCCGGCCAGCACACCTCCGCCGAGCTGCTCGACGCCGCGGAATCCCGCATCTTCCAGGTCAGCCAGCAGCGCCAGAACGAGGGCTTCACGCGCATCAAGGAGCTGATGTGGCCCGCGATGGAGCGCATCGAAGCGCTCCAGCGCGGCGGCAAGACGATCACCGGCGTGGGAAGCGGCTTCAACGATCTCGACGAGATCACTTCGGGATTCCAGAATGCCGACCTGATCATCGTCGCGGCGCGTCCCTCGATGGGGAAGACGGCGTTCACGCTGAACATCGCGCAGCACGCGGCCATCGAGCACAACACGCCGGTGGCGTTCTTCTCGCTCGAGATGAGCAAGGAAGCGCTGGTGCAGCGCATGCTCACCAGCGAAGCCCGCGTGGACGCGCAGCGGCTGCGCAAGGCCACGCTGCGCGACGACGACCTGCCGCGGCTGGCGCGCGCCGCCGGGATCCTCAGTTCGGCGCCGATCTGGATCGACGACACGCCCGGCATCACGCTCCTCGAGATGCGCTCCAAGGCGCGCCGCCTCAAGGTGGACGCCAACGTCGGGCTCGTCATCGTGGACTATCTGCAACTGATGTCCGGGCCGTCCAACTCCGAGAGCCGCCAGCAGGAGGTCAGCCAGATCTCGCGCGGCCTCAAGGCGCTGGCCAAGGAGTTGGCGGTGCCCGTCGTGGCGCTGTCGCAGCTCTCCCGCGCGCCCGAACTCCGCACCGGCGAGAACAAACGGCCACAACTGTCCGACCTGCGGGAATCTGGTGCCATCGAACAGGACGCCGACCTTATCATGTTCCTCTACCGTCAGGAATTCTACGACGGTCCGACGGACAAGGACGGCAACTCCCTCGAAGGCAAGGCGGAAGTCATCGTGGGCAAGCAGCGCAACGGCCCAACCGGCATCGTGAACCTGTACTTCCACAAGCACTACACGCGGTTCGAGAACTACGCGCAGCGCGTCGTGGGCCCGTGA
- the ispD gene encoding 2-C-methyl-D-erythritol 4-phosphate cytidylyltransferase: MTPRDVGVVIVAAGAGTRAGGEELKQFRWIAGKPMLLHSLQTFMAHPRVLTVVCVLPQRFAGDPPPWIFQCDVDRLLVSVGGRTRTESVANGLDDLADEAQIVLVHDAARPFVDLATIDRVIAGVEQGTATVAAMPVVDTLKELDDAMQVVRTVDRARLWRAQTPQGFSRETIVRVHRAAHARRLQATDDAALCEQLGVPVAAVRGSERALKVTEEADFARAEALFPLAP; this comes from the coding sequence ATGACGCCGCGCGACGTGGGCGTGGTGATCGTCGCCGCCGGCGCCGGCACGCGCGCGGGAGGCGAGGAACTCAAGCAGTTCCGGTGGATCGCCGGCAAGCCGATGCTCCTGCACTCCCTCCAGACCTTCATGGCGCATCCCCGCGTGCTCACCGTGGTGTGCGTGCTGCCGCAGCGCTTCGCCGGCGATCCGCCGCCCTGGATCTTCCAGTGCGACGTGGACCGCCTGCTCGTCTCGGTGGGCGGCCGCACGCGCACCGAGTCGGTGGCCAACGGACTCGACGATCTCGCCGACGAGGCGCAGATCGTGCTCGTCCACGACGCCGCGCGGCCGTTCGTGGATCTGGCCACGATCGACCGCGTGATCGCGGGCGTGGAGCAGGGCACGGCCACGGTGGCCGCGATGCCGGTCGTGGACACGCTCAAGGAACTCGACGACGCCATGCAGGTGGTGCGCACGGTGGACCGCGCGCGCCTCTGGCGCGCCCAGACGCCGCAGGGATTTTCCCGCGAGACGATCGTGCGCGTGCATCGCGCGGCCCACGCGCGGCGCCTCCAGGCCACCGACGACGCCGCGCTGTGCGAGCAGTTGGGAGTCCCGGTGGCCGCGGTCCGCGGCAGCGAACGCGCGCTCAAGGTCACCGAGGAGGCCGACTTCGCGCGCGCCGAGGCGCTGTTCCCGCTCGCGCCATGA
- a CDS encoding L-threonylcarbamoyladenylate synthase, translating into MRADSLSYPFWSDEEITAAIRPALEQMERRRVLAYPTETVYGFGGAIDRDSVAALIRLKRRPPGKPFLLLVDGSETLARLDLSLPSYAANLAARHWPGPLTLVLAGGERRVSSQLRGPEGGVAVRWTSHPGIARLIRAHGDAMTSTSANRPGVPPATTAGEILAQWGEAVARGDLRVLDGGRLAPSPPSTVVDCMGRHPRVIRPGAIPARVLRESVPTLIGDA; encoded by the coding sequence ATGAGAGCCGACTCGCTCAGCTATCCGTTCTGGTCGGACGAGGAGATCACCGCCGCGATCCGCCCCGCGCTCGAGCAGATGGAGCGGCGCCGCGTCCTCGCGTATCCCACCGAGACCGTGTACGGGTTCGGCGGCGCGATCGATCGCGATTCGGTCGCCGCGCTCATCCGCCTCAAGCGGCGTCCGCCCGGCAAACCGTTTCTGCTGCTCGTCGACGGCAGCGAGACGCTCGCTCGGCTGGATCTGTCGCTGCCCAGCTACGCGGCCAATCTCGCCGCCCGCCACTGGCCCGGCCCACTCACGCTCGTGCTGGCGGGCGGCGAGCGCCGCGTGTCCTCCCAGCTCCGCGGCCCGGAGGGCGGCGTGGCCGTGCGCTGGACCAGCCACCCGGGCATCGCGCGGCTCATCCGCGCCCACGGCGACGCCATGACTTCAACGAGCGCCAACCGCCCGGGGGTTCCGCCGGCCACCACCGCGGGGGAGATTCTGGCCCAGTGGGGCGAGGCCGTGGCCCGGGGCGATCTCCGCGTCCTCGACGGCGGTCGCCTCGCGCCCTCGCCGCCGTCAACCGTGGTGGACTGCATGGGTCGTCATCCGCGCGTGATCCGTCCGGGCGCCATTCCGGCCCGCGTGCTCAGGGAGAGCGTTCCCACACTCATCGGAGACGCTTGA
- a CDS encoding low molecular weight protein arginine phosphatase — translation MRILFVCTGNTCRSALAEAIARKLTIERGIVDIDVASAGTSAWDGASASDGALLVGLERGLDLNAHRSRQLDRDLVQSADLVLAMGPHHLERIEALGGAGKGHLLTAYASRGTQARPVNDPMGGELDVYRATADELEREVLLVLDRVAAEHGSGPA, via the coding sequence GTGCGCATCCTGTTCGTGTGCACCGGCAATACCTGCCGCAGCGCGCTGGCCGAAGCCATCGCCCGCAAGCTGACCATCGAGCGCGGCATCGTGGACATCGACGTGGCCAGCGCCGGCACGAGCGCGTGGGACGGTGCGTCGGCGTCCGATGGCGCCCTGCTCGTGGGCCTGGAACGCGGGCTCGACTTGAACGCGCATCGGTCGCGGCAGCTCGATCGTGATCTCGTGCAGTCGGCCGATCTCGTGCTGGCCATGGGACCCCATCACCTGGAACGCATCGAGGCGCTGGGCGGCGCGGGCAAGGGCCACCTGCTCACCGCGTACGCGTCGCGCGGCACGCAGGCCCGTCCGGTGAACGACCCGATGGGTGGCGAACTCGACGTGTACCGCGCCACCGCGGACGAGCTGGAGCGCGAGGTGCTGCTGGTCCTCGATCGCGTCGCGGCTGAACACGGCTCGGGACCGGCGTGA